One genomic segment of Ipomoea triloba cultivar NCNSP0323 chromosome 9, ASM357664v1 includes these proteins:
- the LOC116028986 gene encoding bax inhibitor 1-like, whose translation MEGFASFFNSESRNRWSYDSLKNFRQISPVVQNHLKQVYLALCCALVASAAGVYLHILWNIGGLLTTIGCIGSIVWMLSCPPYQEQKRVALLMAAALFEGASIGPLIEFAIDFDPSILVGAFVGCALVFGCFSAAAMVARRREYLYLGGLLSSGLSLLFWLQFASSIFGGSMALFKFELYFGLLVFMGYIVVDTQEIIEKAHYGDLDYAKHALTLFTDFVAVFVRILIIMLKNASEKEEKKKKRRN comes from the exons ATGGAGGGTTTCGCATCGTTCTTCAATTCGGAGTCTCGCAATCGGTGGAGCTATGATTCTCTCAAGAACTTCCGCCAGATCTCCCCCGTCGTTCAAAATCACCTCAAGCAG GTCTATCTTGCACTATGCTGTGCTTTAGTAGCATCCGCAGCTGGGGTTTATCTTCACATTCTCTGGAATATCGGTGGTCTCCTGACTACCATTGGATGCATTGGAAGCATTGTTTGGATGCTCTCTTGTCCTCCTTATCAAGAG CAAAAAAGGGTAGCACTTTTGATGGCAGCAGCACTTTTTGAAGGAGCCTCCATTGGTCCTCTGATTGAGTTCGCCATTGACTTCGACCCCAG CATCCTTGTTGGTGCATTTGTTGGTTGCGCTTTGGTATTTGGCTGTTTCTCAGCAGCTGCCATGGTGGCAAGGCGCAGAGAGTACCTGTACCTCGGAGGCCTGCTTTCATCTGGTCTCTCCCTACTATTCTGGTTGCAGTTTGCATCCTCCATCTTTGGTGGTTCTATGGCCCTTTTCAAGTTTGAG TTGTATTTTGGGCTTCTGGTGTTCATGGGCTACATTGTAGTCGATACCCAGGAAATAATTGAGAAGGCACACTATGGAGATCTGGACTATGCCAAGCATGCTCTAACCCTGTTTACTGATTTCGTTGCTGTTTTTGTCCGAATTCTCATCATCATG TTGAAGAACGCTTCcgagaaggaggagaagaagaagaagagaagaaactGA